From a region of the Nerophis lumbriciformis linkage group LG06, RoL_Nlum_v2.1, whole genome shotgun sequence genome:
- the gcshb gene encoding glycine cleavage system protein H (aminomethyl carrier), b has product MAMRAALRCFSANLHCGLPRLSPVTRLLVSRSCLRTLSTTAARSTAIKFTDKHEWVQVEGDIATVGISNYAQEALGDVVYCGLPEVGQTLAQMDEFGALESVKAASELYSPLTGEVKEINTELADNPGLVNKACYSNGWLIKMTIEQPEELDGLMDQVAYDKFVKSLEE; this is encoded by the exons ATGGCGATGCGAGCAGCCTTACGATGCTTCTCCGCAAACTTGCACTGCGGACTCCCTCGGCTCTCGCCGGTGACGCGGCTGCTGGTGTCGAGGAGCTGTCTGCGGACGCTGAGCACCACTGCGGCCCGGTCAACAG CTATCAAGTTCACAGATAAACACGAGTGGGTGCAAGTAGAAGGTGACATTGCCACCGTCGGTATCAGCAATTACGCCCAG GAAGCTTTAGGTGATGTGGTATACTGTGGGCTCCCTGAAGTTGGCCAAACCCTTGCTCAAATGG ACGAGTTTGGTGCCTTGGAAAGCGTGAAGGCTGCCAGCGAGCTGTACTCGCCACTAACCGGGGAAGTGAAGGAAATCAACACAGAGCTGGCAGACAATCCTGGACTGGTGAATAAAGCCTGCTATTCAAATG GGTGGCTTATCAAGATGACGATCGAACAGCCAGAAGAGCTGGATGGGCTCATGGACCAAGTTGCATATGATAAATTTGTCAAATCACTTGAAGAATAA
- the rpl13 gene encoding large ribosomal subunit protein eL13 → MAPNRNGMILNPHFHKDWQKRVRTWFNQPARKLRRRKVRQAKARRIAPRPVAGPLRPQVRCPTIRYHTKVRVGRGFSLEELKAAGIHKKTARTIGISVDPRRRNRSAESLQANVQRLKEYRSKLILFPRKSSAPRKGDSTEEELKMATQLIGPVMPLRIVHKKEKARVISEDEKNFKAFASLRMARANARLFGIRAKRAKEAAEQDVEKKK, encoded by the exons ATGGCCCCCAACCGAAATGGAATGATCTTGAACCCCCACTTCCACAAAGACTGGCAGAAAAGAGTGCGTACTTGGTTCAACCAGCCAGCCAGGAAGCTCCGCAG ACGAAAGGTACGCCAGGCTAAGGCACGCCGCATCGCTCCCCGTCCAGTCGCTGGACCTCTAAGGCCTCAGGTCAGGTGTCCTACCATCAGATACCACACCAAGGTTCGTGTTGGACGTGGTTTCAGCCTGGAGGAACTCAAG GCCGCCGGCATCCACAAAAAGACAGCCCGCACCATTGGAATCTCTGTGGACCCTCGTCGCCGTAATAGGTCCGCAGAATCTCTCCAGGCTAATGTGCAGCGCCTTAAGGAGTACCGCTCTAAGCTCATCCTGTTCCCTAGGAAGTCTTCTGCTCCTAGGAAGGGAGACAGCACT GAGGAGGAGCTGAAGATGGCCACTCAGCTCATAGGACCTGTCATGCCCCTCAGAATT GTACACAAGAAGGAGAAGGCAAGGGTTATCTCTGAGGATGAGAAGAACTTCAAGGCTTTCGCCAGCCTGCGTATGGCCAGGGCCAACGCTCGCCTCTTTGGTATCCGTGCCAAGAGAGCTAAAGAGGCTGCTGAGCAGGATGTGGAAAAGAAAAAGTAA